CTACCGCAACACGGTCACCGACCTGACCGCCGCGGACGAGGTCGCCCCGGACGGCGACGGCGTGCGGGTCGTCCGGACCTTCGGCGCCTCCCGCGTCACCCAGGTGCTGTCCCTCCCGCCGGGGGAGCGGCTGCTGGTCGTGGACACGGAGGTCGACTGGCACGAGACCGAGAAGTTCCTCAAGCTGGCCTTCCCGCTCGACGTGCACGCCGAACGGTACGCGTCCGAAACGCAGTTCGGGCACTTCTACCGGCCGACCCACACCAACACGTCCTGGGAGGCAGCCAAGTTCGAGGCGTGCAACCACCGCTTCGTCCACCTGGAGGAACCCGGCTTCGGCGTCGCGATCGTCAACGACTCGACGTACGGCCACGACGTGACACGCACCGTCCACACCGACGGCGGGACGACCACCACCGTCCGTGCCTCGCTGCTGCGCGCCCCGCGCTTCCCCGACCCGGAGACCGACCAGGGCGTCCACCGGTTCCGGCACGCGCTGGTGCCCGGCGCGGGCATCGGGGACGCGGTGCGCGAGGGCTGGCGGATCAATCTGCCGGAACGCCGCTTCACCGGGGCCGCCGACGTGGCGCCGCTCGTGACGTCGGACCAGGACGCGGTGGTCGTCACCGCCGTCAAGCTGGCCGACGACGGCAGCGGTGACGTGGTCGTCCGGTTCCACGAGGCGTTCGGCGGCCGGGCACGCGCCACGCTCACCGCCGGGTTCGACGTCGCCGGCGTCGCGGTGACGGACCTGCTGGAACGCCCGCTCGCCGACGCGGCGGCACCGGAGGTCCGGGACGGGCGGATCGCGCTGCGGCTGCGCCCGTTCGAGCTGGTGACGCTCCGGCTGCGGCGCGCCTAGCGGGCGGCGGGAGACGCAGGTCACATCCGTCCGTGTCACATGGTGAGGGGGCCGCTGCCTCATAGGGGTGTACGCATCGCCAACGGCAGAGGAGCACACCATGAGCGCACGACTGGACATCTTCGGCAGCCCGAGCGCGAGCAAGCTCGTCAAGCAGTTCACCTCCGTGGGGCGGCTGGTGGTGGAGTCACCGCTGCCGGCCGCCACCCGGGAGCTGGTCTCGCTGCGGGTGAGCCAGATCAACGGGTGCGCGGTCTGCGTCGACATGCACACCAAGGAGGCCACCGCCGCGGGCGAGAGCGCCGTACGGCTCCATCTGGTCGCGGCGTGGCGGGAGGCGACGGTCTTCACCGACGCCGAGCGTGCGGCGCTGGAGCTGGCCGAGCAGGGGACCCGGATCGCGGACGGCGCCAGCGGGGTGCCGGACGAGGTGTGGGAGCGGGCCGCCAAGCACTACGAC
The Streptomyces tuirus genome window above contains:
- a CDS encoding carboxymuconolactone decarboxylase family protein: MSARLDIFGSPSASKLVKQFTSVGRLVVESPLPAATRELVSLRVSQINGCAVCVDMHTKEATAAGESAVRLHLVAAWREATVFTDAERAALELAEQGTRIADGASGVPDEVWERAAKHYDEEELMALVTLIAFMNTANRLNVILEQPAGDYQAGQFK